One genomic region from Phycodurus eques isolate BA_2022a chromosome 16, UOR_Pequ_1.1, whole genome shotgun sequence encodes:
- the cntnap1 gene encoding contactin-associated protein 1 isoform X2 — protein sequence MTCKILTLCLLCLAVRHCSSQCVDPLVSGLYASSFLASSRYNFLYSANFAKLYGSSGWSPSPRDRQPWFQVDLGRKYRLRAIATQGTFNSYDWVTKYTLLYGDRPDSWTPYIMKGGNSTLPGNWNYYQVKRNVFHYAFTAKHIRLLPLAWNTENGGKIGVRLELFGCHYDSYVLQYNGDDSVVYMYPGKKSRTLNDHIAINFKTLEQDGVLLHSDGVQGDRFTLELKRGRLYLHISLGSSVIHKTDGRTTLVAGSLLDNLHWHYVTIKRSGRQVNLTVDSQTVTAICNGQFTHLDLDNKLYVGGVIEPKMPHLPTTPNFRGCLENVFINGISIIYKAKREEADIVIPRKKKMHFACRDILLKPMTFAGPNNYLQVPGYFRRPRMFVKFKFRSWDYTGLLMFTRFADDLGALELGLSEGQINVTIFQPGKKKLQFAAGYRLNDGYWHSVDLAARDNLLTLTIDEEEGSPLKITNPFTIRTGDRYFFGGCPKTNNTIRKCETKLNRFHGCMQHIFIDNEQLDIDIILQRQWGRYAELLLGTCGITDRCSPNPCEHEGRCIQSWDDFICLCENTGYKGEVCHMSVYKESCEAYRLSGKYWSGNYTIDPDLSGPLKPFEVYCKMKSYKAWTVILHDRVDGTKVTGSSIDKPYIGNVNYWNASWDEVTALANTSLYCEQWVDYSCYKSRFLNTPGGRPFGYWIGRNNESHYYWGGTFREVQKCGCAINQTCVDPKYQCNCDADYRQWYSDKGYLDFRDHLPVRRVVVGDTNRTGSEAQFTVGPLRCHGDRNIWNTISFTIPANITFPTFKPGSSADISFHFKTYRYDSVFLENSDDHLKNFIRLELNTTHNLVFIFMVGDGIQNVTLRSPVPLNDNEWHFVQAEINVKLARIKVDYQPWTVKRFPSQTFVTINFTNPLVVGSRNRTQKPFLGCLRGLRLNGVPLDLEGKVDEEKGIRRNCTGQCLNATIPCRNSGQCIEGYASYTCDCNNTAFDGFYCHKDIGAYFELSSWLKYNVRKKPISDEAAWANWIDPHYDNFSLGYNDTADDIEFSFSTVYTPAVLLYISSFVHDYIAVVLKTDGSVDLRYKLGLITHKYELTRRNLADGYPHYINITRHNRTIKTQVDFMEPIVEKITLVEDARFDSPKSMFLGRVMEVGDIDYEIQRHNAPGFIGCISGVRYNVYAPLKALFRPNETDPPVTTQGYVSESNCGAFPPVLGYVPWEVDPWFTTIDYIYIHDDLGLFWIIVIIILALLLLLAGLYSIYVYAYQQKGTYRTNEPKHLESPSSSRPLTETLRREKKILPEIDEEFRSG from the exons ATGACTTGCAAAATATTGACTTTATGCCTCTTGTGTTTGGCTGTGCGACACTGCTCGTCAC AATGTGTTGATCCGCTGGTGTCTGGTCTCTATGCCTCTTCCTTCCTGGCCTCCTCCAGATATAACTTTCTCTACTCTGCCAATTTTGCCAAATTGTACG GCAGCAGCGGCTGGTCGCCCTCCCCCAGGGATCGGCAGCCGTGGTTCCAGGTGGACCTGGGCAGGAAGTACCGCCTGAGGGCCATCGCCACCCAGGGCACCTTCAACTCATACGACTGGGTCACAAAGTACACCCTCCTATACGGGGACAGGCCGGACTCATGGACGCCATATATCATGAAAGGAGGAAATTCG ACTCTGCCTGGGAACTGGAATTATTATCAGGTGAAGAGGAACGTCTTTCATTACGCCTTTACCGCTAAACACATTCGCCTGCTGCCTCTGGCGTGGAACACAGAGAACGGAGGGAAGATTGGTGTGAGGTTGGAGCTCTTTGGATGCCattatg ATTCGTATGTGCTGCAATACAATGGGGACGACTCGGTGGTCTATATGTACCCCGGGAAGAAGTCCCGCACGCTCAATGACCACATTGCCATAAACTTCAAAACCCTGGAGCAGGATGGTGTTCTGTTACACAGTGACGGAGTTCAGGGAGATCGCTTCACCCTCGAGCTAAAGAGAGGTCGACTCTACCTTCACATTAGCCTGG GAAGTAGCGTCATACACAAAACAGACGGTCGAACTACTTTGGTAGCTGGCAGCCTTCTCGATAACCTACACTGGCACTATGTCACCATCAAGCGCTCAGGCCGTCAGGTGAACTTGACCGTGGACAGCCAGACGGTGACGGCCATATGTAACGGACAGTTTACCCACCTGGATCTGGACAATAAG TTGTACGTCGGTGGTGTGATCGAGCCAAAAATGCCTCACCTCCCCACCACCCCGAATTTCCGTGGCTGCCTTGAAAACGTCTTCATCAATGGCATCAGCATCATCTATAAGGCTAAGCGTGAAGAAGCGGACATTGTCATACCAAGAAAG AAGAAGATGCACTTTGCCTGCCGGGATATTCTTCTCAAACCAATGACCTTTGCCGGACCCAACAACTACCTGCAAGTGCCGGGCTACTTCAGAAGGCCTCGCATGTTTGTAAAGTTCAAGTTCCGCTCATGGGACTACACGGGGCTGCTCATGTTCACACGCTTTGCCGACGACCTGGGCGCCTTGGAGCTAGGCCTGAGTGAGGGGCAGATCAATGTCACAATTTTTCAGCCCGGCAAGAAGAAACTGCAGTTTGCCGCAG GTTACAGGCTTAATGATGGTTACTGGCATTCAGTGGATTTGGCAGCCAGAGATAACCTCCTCACCCTCACAATTGATGAGGAGGAGGGTTCCCCGCTGAAGATCACCAACCCCTTCACAATTCGCACTGGGGACCGCTACTTTTTTGGAG GCTGTCCGAAAACCAACAACACCATCAGGAAGTGTGAGACGAAGCTGAACCGCTTTCACGGTTGCATGCAGCACATTTTTATAGACAATGAACAGCTCGACATCGACATTATCTTGCAGCGACAGTGGGGGCGCTATGCTGAACTTTTGTTGGGAACATGCGGCATCACTGACAG aTGTTCTCCCAATCCGTGCGAGCATGAAGGCAGATGCATACAGTCGTGGGACGACTTCATCTGTCTCTGTGAAAACACCGGTTATAAAGGGGAGGTGTGTCACATGT CTGTGTATAAAGAGTCATGTGAAGCCTACAGACTCAGTGGAAAGTACTGGTCTGGAAACTACACCATTGATCCTGATCTGAGTGGACCCCTAAAGCCATTCgaagtatactgtaaaatgaaGT CATACAAAGCTTGGACTGTGATCTTGCACGACCGCGTGGACGGTACCAAAGTAACAGGGAGTTCAATTGACAAGCCGTACATCGGCAACGTCAACTACTGGAACGCATCTTGGGATGAAGTCACCGCCCTGGCCAACACCTCCTTGTACTGTGAGCAGTGGGTCGACTACTCGTGCTACAAGTCCCGTTTCCTCAACACACCTG GTGGAAGACCTTTTGGTTACTGGATTGGTCGCAATAATGAAAGCCACTATTACTGGGGGGGAACGTTCAGAGAGGTCCAAAAGTGTGGCTGCGCTATCAACCAGACTTgcgttgaccccaagtatcaaTGCAACTGTGATGCTGACTACAGACAATG GTACTCCGATAAGGGTTACTTGGACTTTAGGGACCATCTTCCTGTCAGGAGGGTGGTGGTTGGTGACACCAACAGGACTGGCTCAGAAGCACAGTTCACAGTAGGACCTCTCCGCTGCCATGGCGATA GAAACATCTGGAACACTATATCCTTCACCATACCTGCCAACATAACCTTCCCCACCTTCAAGCCGGGCTCCAGCGCTGACATCTCATTCCACTTTAAAACATATAGATACGACTCAGTCTTCTTGGAGAACTCCGACGACCACCTCAAAAACTTTATCCGACTAGAGCTCAACA CCACCCATAATCTTGTATTCATCTTTATGGTGGGGGATGGCATCCAGAATGTGACACTACGCTCCCCCGTGCCACTCAATGATAATGAGTGGCACTTTGTCCAGGCTGAGATTAATGTGAAATTGGCTCGGATCAAGGTTGACTACCAGCCTTGGACTGTCAAACGTTTCCCCAGTCAGACTTTTGTCACAATTAACTTTACCAATCCTCTTGTTGTAG GTTCACGCAACCGCACCCAAAAACCCTTTTTGGGTTGTCTCCGAGGGTTGCGGCTGAATGGTGTTCCTCTGGATTTGGAAGGGAAAGTTGATGAAGAAAAAGGCATCAGGAGGAACTGTACCGGCCAGTGTCTCAATGCTACCATACCTTGCCGTAATAGTGGCCAATGTATTGAGGGCTATGCCTCCTACACTTGTGACTGCAACAACACTGCATTTGATGGGTTCTACTGCCATAAAG ACATTGGTGCCTACTTTGAGCTTAGCTCCTGGCTAAAGTACAACGTGCGGAAGAAACCAATATCCGACGAAGCAGCTTGGGCCAACTGGATTGACCCGCATTATGATAATTTCAGCCTGGGCTACAACGACACGGCGGACGACATTGAGTTCAGCTTCAGCACCGTCTACACACCGGCCGTGCTGCTCTACATCAGCTCCTTTGTCCACGACTACATTGCCGTCGTACTCAAGACCGACG GCAGCGTGGATCTAAGGTACAAACTAGGACTCATCACCCACAAGTACGAGCTGACTCGTCGAAACCTGGCAGATGGATACCCACATTACATCAACATTACTAGACACAACAGGACCATCAAAACACAG GTGGATTTTATGGAGCCCATTGTTGAAAAGATAACTTTAGTGGAGGATGCAAGATTTGACTCTCCAAAGTCCATGTTCTTAGGCAGAGTGAtgg AGGTCGGCGATATCGACTACGAAATCCAGAGGCATAATGCTCCAGGCTTCATTGGCTGCATCTCCGGTGTGAGGTACAATGTCTATGCCCCTCTAAAGGCTCTTTTCCGGCCGAATGAAACAGACCCTCCGGTGACGACGCAAGGTTACGTCTCGGAGTCCAACTGCGGCGCCTTCCCTCCTGTCCTAGGTTACGTCCCATGGGAGGTGGATCCCTGGTTTACCACCATAG ATTATATATACATCCATGACGACCTTGGGCTATTCTGGATAATAG
- the cntnap1 gene encoding contactin-associated protein 1 isoform X1, whose amino-acid sequence MTCKILTLCLLCLAVRHCSSQECVDPLVSGLYASSFLASSRYNFLYSANFAKLYGSSGWSPSPRDRQPWFQVDLGRKYRLRAIATQGTFNSYDWVTKYTLLYGDRPDSWTPYIMKGGNSTLPGNWNYYQVKRNVFHYAFTAKHIRLLPLAWNTENGGKIGVRLELFGCHYDSYVLQYNGDDSVVYMYPGKKSRTLNDHIAINFKTLEQDGVLLHSDGVQGDRFTLELKRGRLYLHISLGSSVIHKTDGRTTLVAGSLLDNLHWHYVTIKRSGRQVNLTVDSQTVTAICNGQFTHLDLDNKLYVGGVIEPKMPHLPTTPNFRGCLENVFINGISIIYKAKREEADIVIPRKKKMHFACRDILLKPMTFAGPNNYLQVPGYFRRPRMFVKFKFRSWDYTGLLMFTRFADDLGALELGLSEGQINVTIFQPGKKKLQFAAGYRLNDGYWHSVDLAARDNLLTLTIDEEEGSPLKITNPFTIRTGDRYFFGGCPKTNNTIRKCETKLNRFHGCMQHIFIDNEQLDIDIILQRQWGRYAELLLGTCGITDRCSPNPCEHEGRCIQSWDDFICLCENTGYKGEVCHMSVYKESCEAYRLSGKYWSGNYTIDPDLSGPLKPFEVYCKMKSYKAWTVILHDRVDGTKVTGSSIDKPYIGNVNYWNASWDEVTALANTSLYCEQWVDYSCYKSRFLNTPGGRPFGYWIGRNNESHYYWGGTFREVQKCGCAINQTCVDPKYQCNCDADYRQWYSDKGYLDFRDHLPVRRVVVGDTNRTGSEAQFTVGPLRCHGDRNIWNTISFTIPANITFPTFKPGSSADISFHFKTYRYDSVFLENSDDHLKNFIRLELNTTHNLVFIFMVGDGIQNVTLRSPVPLNDNEWHFVQAEINVKLARIKVDYQPWTVKRFPSQTFVTINFTNPLVVGSRNRTQKPFLGCLRGLRLNGVPLDLEGKVDEEKGIRRNCTGQCLNATIPCRNSGQCIEGYASYTCDCNNTAFDGFYCHKDIGAYFELSSWLKYNVRKKPISDEAAWANWIDPHYDNFSLGYNDTADDIEFSFSTVYTPAVLLYISSFVHDYIAVVLKTDGSVDLRYKLGLITHKYELTRRNLADGYPHYINITRHNRTIKTQVDFMEPIVEKITLVEDARFDSPKSMFLGRVMEVGDIDYEIQRHNAPGFIGCISGVRYNVYAPLKALFRPNETDPPVTTQGYVSESNCGAFPPVLGYVPWEVDPWFTTIDYIYIHDDLGLFWIIVIIILALLLLLAGLYSIYVYAYQQKGTYRTNEPKHLESPSSSRPLTETLRREKKILPEIDEEFRSG is encoded by the exons ATGACTTGCAAAATATTGACTTTATGCCTCTTGTGTTTGGCTGTGCGACACTGCTCGTCAC AAGAATGTGTTGATCCGCTGGTGTCTGGTCTCTATGCCTCTTCCTTCCTGGCCTCCTCCAGATATAACTTTCTCTACTCTGCCAATTTTGCCAAATTGTACG GCAGCAGCGGCTGGTCGCCCTCCCCCAGGGATCGGCAGCCGTGGTTCCAGGTGGACCTGGGCAGGAAGTACCGCCTGAGGGCCATCGCCACCCAGGGCACCTTCAACTCATACGACTGGGTCACAAAGTACACCCTCCTATACGGGGACAGGCCGGACTCATGGACGCCATATATCATGAAAGGAGGAAATTCG ACTCTGCCTGGGAACTGGAATTATTATCAGGTGAAGAGGAACGTCTTTCATTACGCCTTTACCGCTAAACACATTCGCCTGCTGCCTCTGGCGTGGAACACAGAGAACGGAGGGAAGATTGGTGTGAGGTTGGAGCTCTTTGGATGCCattatg ATTCGTATGTGCTGCAATACAATGGGGACGACTCGGTGGTCTATATGTACCCCGGGAAGAAGTCCCGCACGCTCAATGACCACATTGCCATAAACTTCAAAACCCTGGAGCAGGATGGTGTTCTGTTACACAGTGACGGAGTTCAGGGAGATCGCTTCACCCTCGAGCTAAAGAGAGGTCGACTCTACCTTCACATTAGCCTGG GAAGTAGCGTCATACACAAAACAGACGGTCGAACTACTTTGGTAGCTGGCAGCCTTCTCGATAACCTACACTGGCACTATGTCACCATCAAGCGCTCAGGCCGTCAGGTGAACTTGACCGTGGACAGCCAGACGGTGACGGCCATATGTAACGGACAGTTTACCCACCTGGATCTGGACAATAAG TTGTACGTCGGTGGTGTGATCGAGCCAAAAATGCCTCACCTCCCCACCACCCCGAATTTCCGTGGCTGCCTTGAAAACGTCTTCATCAATGGCATCAGCATCATCTATAAGGCTAAGCGTGAAGAAGCGGACATTGTCATACCAAGAAAG AAGAAGATGCACTTTGCCTGCCGGGATATTCTTCTCAAACCAATGACCTTTGCCGGACCCAACAACTACCTGCAAGTGCCGGGCTACTTCAGAAGGCCTCGCATGTTTGTAAAGTTCAAGTTCCGCTCATGGGACTACACGGGGCTGCTCATGTTCACACGCTTTGCCGACGACCTGGGCGCCTTGGAGCTAGGCCTGAGTGAGGGGCAGATCAATGTCACAATTTTTCAGCCCGGCAAGAAGAAACTGCAGTTTGCCGCAG GTTACAGGCTTAATGATGGTTACTGGCATTCAGTGGATTTGGCAGCCAGAGATAACCTCCTCACCCTCACAATTGATGAGGAGGAGGGTTCCCCGCTGAAGATCACCAACCCCTTCACAATTCGCACTGGGGACCGCTACTTTTTTGGAG GCTGTCCGAAAACCAACAACACCATCAGGAAGTGTGAGACGAAGCTGAACCGCTTTCACGGTTGCATGCAGCACATTTTTATAGACAATGAACAGCTCGACATCGACATTATCTTGCAGCGACAGTGGGGGCGCTATGCTGAACTTTTGTTGGGAACATGCGGCATCACTGACAG aTGTTCTCCCAATCCGTGCGAGCATGAAGGCAGATGCATACAGTCGTGGGACGACTTCATCTGTCTCTGTGAAAACACCGGTTATAAAGGGGAGGTGTGTCACATGT CTGTGTATAAAGAGTCATGTGAAGCCTACAGACTCAGTGGAAAGTACTGGTCTGGAAACTACACCATTGATCCTGATCTGAGTGGACCCCTAAAGCCATTCgaagtatactgtaaaatgaaGT CATACAAAGCTTGGACTGTGATCTTGCACGACCGCGTGGACGGTACCAAAGTAACAGGGAGTTCAATTGACAAGCCGTACATCGGCAACGTCAACTACTGGAACGCATCTTGGGATGAAGTCACCGCCCTGGCCAACACCTCCTTGTACTGTGAGCAGTGGGTCGACTACTCGTGCTACAAGTCCCGTTTCCTCAACACACCTG GTGGAAGACCTTTTGGTTACTGGATTGGTCGCAATAATGAAAGCCACTATTACTGGGGGGGAACGTTCAGAGAGGTCCAAAAGTGTGGCTGCGCTATCAACCAGACTTgcgttgaccccaagtatcaaTGCAACTGTGATGCTGACTACAGACAATG GTACTCCGATAAGGGTTACTTGGACTTTAGGGACCATCTTCCTGTCAGGAGGGTGGTGGTTGGTGACACCAACAGGACTGGCTCAGAAGCACAGTTCACAGTAGGACCTCTCCGCTGCCATGGCGATA GAAACATCTGGAACACTATATCCTTCACCATACCTGCCAACATAACCTTCCCCACCTTCAAGCCGGGCTCCAGCGCTGACATCTCATTCCACTTTAAAACATATAGATACGACTCAGTCTTCTTGGAGAACTCCGACGACCACCTCAAAAACTTTATCCGACTAGAGCTCAACA CCACCCATAATCTTGTATTCATCTTTATGGTGGGGGATGGCATCCAGAATGTGACACTACGCTCCCCCGTGCCACTCAATGATAATGAGTGGCACTTTGTCCAGGCTGAGATTAATGTGAAATTGGCTCGGATCAAGGTTGACTACCAGCCTTGGACTGTCAAACGTTTCCCCAGTCAGACTTTTGTCACAATTAACTTTACCAATCCTCTTGTTGTAG GTTCACGCAACCGCACCCAAAAACCCTTTTTGGGTTGTCTCCGAGGGTTGCGGCTGAATGGTGTTCCTCTGGATTTGGAAGGGAAAGTTGATGAAGAAAAAGGCATCAGGAGGAACTGTACCGGCCAGTGTCTCAATGCTACCATACCTTGCCGTAATAGTGGCCAATGTATTGAGGGCTATGCCTCCTACACTTGTGACTGCAACAACACTGCATTTGATGGGTTCTACTGCCATAAAG ACATTGGTGCCTACTTTGAGCTTAGCTCCTGGCTAAAGTACAACGTGCGGAAGAAACCAATATCCGACGAAGCAGCTTGGGCCAACTGGATTGACCCGCATTATGATAATTTCAGCCTGGGCTACAACGACACGGCGGACGACATTGAGTTCAGCTTCAGCACCGTCTACACACCGGCCGTGCTGCTCTACATCAGCTCCTTTGTCCACGACTACATTGCCGTCGTACTCAAGACCGACG GCAGCGTGGATCTAAGGTACAAACTAGGACTCATCACCCACAAGTACGAGCTGACTCGTCGAAACCTGGCAGATGGATACCCACATTACATCAACATTACTAGACACAACAGGACCATCAAAACACAG GTGGATTTTATGGAGCCCATTGTTGAAAAGATAACTTTAGTGGAGGATGCAAGATTTGACTCTCCAAAGTCCATGTTCTTAGGCAGAGTGAtgg AGGTCGGCGATATCGACTACGAAATCCAGAGGCATAATGCTCCAGGCTTCATTGGCTGCATCTCCGGTGTGAGGTACAATGTCTATGCCCCTCTAAAGGCTCTTTTCCGGCCGAATGAAACAGACCCTCCGGTGACGACGCAAGGTTACGTCTCGGAGTCCAACTGCGGCGCCTTCCCTCCTGTCCTAGGTTACGTCCCATGGGAGGTGGATCCCTGGTTTACCACCATAG ATTATATATACATCCATGACGACCTTGGGCTATTCTGGATAATAG